Proteins from one Salmo salar chromosome ssa07, Ssal_v3.1, whole genome shotgun sequence genomic window:
- the LOC106608979 gene encoding E3 ubiquitin-protein ligase TRIM39, translating into MAFSSLHTVKMDTPILIKHHLYCSICLDLFENPVTTHCGHSFCKSCLGRNLHLNDLACPLCKEHLRGNPQVNIILRSLIQELKKAQERKPGEYSGALGEVACDVCTERKLKAHKSCLLCLASYCETHLQTHTSADRLKGHRLVAPVDDLDGRACLTHGRPLELYSRAEGRCVCALCMKEGHEVVSTETEWDKKKGQLGSSLADMQERILERERKVEEIRESMDLCKAQLDRERREIDSVFEVVMTAVEETQREALRPLEKRQQGVEREAEELTQELQREIRQLRDIIDQLEDVANLEDHIHFLQTFPSLSGLGDGRDWTEVSLDTKVSFGTMRSSCTAMMEKIKQELEKLSSIELERILKFAVDVTLDPDTANIQLVLSEDGKEVRDGGKIQDLPDRPDRFDHFGSVLGHNMLTSGRSYWEVDVGNKTGWDLGIARGDANRKGQLSLNPTNGYWAIVHYNGDQYGALGDPPFLLSLIEKPQRVGVFVDYEEGLVSFYDVEAKAHIYSFTGNSFTGEMYPYLSPHLLNGKKNSDPLVITEIGSSLIVWP; encoded by the exons ATGGCCTTCTCTTCCTTACACACTGTCAAAATGGACACCCCTATTCTGATCAAGCACCATCTCTACTGCTCTATTTGTCTGGACCTGTTTGAAAACCCCGTCACCACCCACTGTGGCCACAGCTTCTGCAAGTCCTGCCTGGGCCGCAACCTCCACTTGAATGACCTCGCGTGCCCCCTCTGCAAGGAGCATCTGAGGGGTAACCCGCAG GTGAACATCATCCTCAGGTCCCTAATCCAAGAACTGAAGAAGGCCCAGGAAAGGAAGCCAGGGGAGTATTCCGGAGCCTTGGGCGAGGTGGCCTGTGATGTCTGCACTGAGAGGAAACTCAAGGCCCATAAGTCCTGCTTGCTGTGCCTGGCCTCATACTGCGAGACTCACCTGCAAACCCACACCTCTGCAGATAGGCTGAAGGGCCACAG GTTGGTGGCCCCTGTGGATGACCTGGATGGGAGGGCCTGTCTGACCCATGGTCGACCTCTGGAGTTGTACAGCAGGGCGGAGGGGCGTTGTGTCTGTGCCCTCTGCATGAAGGAGGGTCACGAGGTCGTCTCCACAGAAACGGAGTGGGACAAGAAGAAG GGTCAGCTGGGTAGCAGTCTGGCTGATATGCAGGAAAggatcctggagagagagagaaaggtggaggaGATCAGGGAATCCATGGACCTCTGCAAG GCCCAactggacagggagaggagggagatagacTCTGTGTTTGAAGTGGTGATGACAGCTGTAGAGGAGACCCAGCGAGAGGCTCTCAGGCCCCTGGAGAAGAGACAACAGGGCGTGGAGCGAGAGGCAGAAGAACTCACCCAAGAGCTgcagagagagatcagacagcTGAGAGATATCATTGATCAGCTGGAGGACGTTGCTAACCTAGAGGATCACATTCACTTCCTGCAG ACCTTCCCATCTCTGTCGGGGCTGGGTGATGGTAGAGACTGGACTGAGGTCTCACTTGATACTAAAGTCTCCTTTGGTACCATGAGAAGCAGCTGTACAGCCATGATGGAGAAAATTAAGCAGGAGCTTGAGAAGCTCTCCTCGATTG aacttgagaggatcctGAAGTTTGCAG TTGATGTGACCCTGGACCCAGACACAGCCAACATACAGCTGGTTCTCTCTGAGGACGGGAAAGAGGTGAGAGACGGAGGGAAGATACAGGACCTCCCTGACCGTCCGGATCGCTTTGATCACTTCGGCAGCGTCCTGGGGCACAACATGTTAACGTCTGGGAGATCATACTGGGAGGTGGATGTCGGGAACAAGACGGGTTGGGATCTGGGAATTGCAAGAGGAGATGCCAACAGGAAGGGGCAACTCTCTTTGAATCCTACTAATGGTTACTGGGCAATAGTGCATTATAATGGGGACCAATATGGAGCCTTGGGGGACCCTCCTTTTCTCTTGTCACTGATAGAGAAACCCCAGAGGGTGGGGGTGTTTGTGGATTATGAGGAAGGGTTGGTGTCTTTTTATGATGTGGAAGCTAAGGCTCATATATATTCTTTCACTGGGAATTCCTTCACTGGGGAAATGTATCCATATCTCAGCCCACATCTTCTGAATGGGAAGAAGAACTCAGATCCACTGGTCATCACAGAAATAGGCTCATCACTCATTGTTTGGCCTTGA